The Primulina huaijiensis isolate GDHJ02 chromosome 9, ASM1229523v2, whole genome shotgun sequence genomic interval GGAAAGACAAGTCTtgatacagtgaggacagtcgtcgaatatggggcgttacagttggtatcagagccgacctttcctagtacggtgtggttcggggacgaaccaagcggaagctggtgggcatgtgaggcccggagccgaagagggcggggggtgatcgccggtgccatgaggttgcacggacaatgagcggctcctggcaggcttctaggcggagggaacataaatggaccgatcttacaccggaaggagagggattccgaaattgttcaggtatgagactgtgcagttgaggagagcttaaaagatttgatatgtactactcatatcatgaaggtgcatcttcttttcggtagctcatcacataagaactccaaagttaagcgtgtttgacttggggcaattgtGGGATGGGTGACtccctgggaagtttcccagggtacgtgtgagtgaggacagtcgtcgaatctggggcgttacacaACTCACATGAAACAAATTACAATCTAAAATcgattttaatgaatttttaagatatttaatcGCAAGAGTACTGACAAcgaaataatataatgcatattgATGATCATCTATCATTATGAAAACGATTTataacaaatcaaataaattcCAACTTAGATTGGAGTCAAGTTTTGTTTCTTAATATTCATGTAAGTCTAATGTGAAACGATCTCattaggggtgttcatcggtcggtttggttcgattttcggttttttatttcggttttcgattttacaaatatataatccgatatccgaactatttttcttcggttcggttcagttttctaccaaaatggttcggttatttcggtcggttatttcgattttgatacaattatttaaattaataagataaatatattgtaaaatataatatgttatctttttacatgatttcttagtaaaacatttaaatataaagtctaaatgaattacataaacaacaatcaactaaatattattcaaaataattcatcattctttgatatcatctcaaaaaatatataataaaaataaaattttaatttaataaaatttcgattttttctgtcggttcgattttgacatatattatccgaaaccgaaccaaataaatttcgattttaacatttatatccgaattataaaatttggttttcggttcgattcagtgttcggttttttcggtttggattttcgattttttcggtttatccgaagtttgaacacctcTAGATCTCATGGATCTACATCCATTATACAGGTCCATCCGGTTCATATACAAAGTGAAGAATAATATATTtcgcataaaaaataattttttttcatgaactAAATAAGATACAAGAtctatttcataaaattgatatataatacGATCTTACATGAACTTTTATATTAATCTTCTATTATTAGTAGTTTATCCGATAAATTTGGATTGATCCACAAAATAACGACAAAATATAAttcacaaataaattaaaatataaaaatgattttgtttcGAATTTATTCAAAACATACGTTGAACATGTTCGATTCAACTTAAATTCAAATAAGTAAAgcctttaaaaaaatcaataattaaaggGGAAAATATCCCACATAgctaaaacatttatttaacatACTCCTTTTCAAAAAAAgaatgcataaataaataaatgaatataacAGATCATCAATGGTGCATGTCTTACGAAAATGAACAGCAAAGGACTATTTGACTGATGCAGAAGTTGTGCAAAATTCAGATTATCAGAGTAAGAGTTTTGGAGCCTACAATGTAATTGTAAGATGCTGACATGAAGTTAATCTTAACCTGTACACAAACTTATGAAGACAAcctaaaaaataacataaaaaaacttCGCGAATCGACTGTAAAGCGCTACGACCTTCTAGGAACAAATCTTATGGAGCACAAATCCAATGTCCCAAGAACCCATTCTCTATAGGGCATGAATCGGATTGTGACTAGAGTTGATGCCCGAACCGTCAGGAGTAGGATTTGCATGAAATGCTGATGGCCTTGTGGAACCTTCAACAAGTTTAAGGGACAGAGTGGATGGCCCGGAATCCGCTAGAGATTCGCCTAAGCTGAGTTTTGACATGCCAACTAGCTGATCAACGTTGATGGAGTTCTTAGAATGGACAGCCATTGGCTTCACCACTTCGTGAGTGTCTTCTTTTGTGGGTTCTGCATTGTATCCGGGCCAGAATGGCATGGATAATGGGAAGAATGGTGTCACATAAGCAGGATATATGAGAGGATATGGATACGACGGGCAGTCGGGATTTGGAACCATGGTGATATCGTGGTCATTGGAGTTTTCTGATTCCATGGATTCACATTCTTTGTCCACAGAAGGAGGCACTGGGATGGTGCTTTGTGTCTCAGCTTGAGGGTTCCCACAGAGAAAATCCCGAGAAACAATTGGGGTATCGACGGGCTAAAGAAAATGTAAAACAGATACAAAAGTAGTATACAAATAAGTAAAAGTTACATCATTTTCATAACAAGTTGGTATGTTCTGAGAAATATTAGAAAGTATTTACTTAGGAAGCTTATAAAATATGCTTACTTCATTGGCCATAATATCGAAAAGGCTGGAGCGTCTTCTCCGCCTAGACATGTTACTTTGTCTTATGAAGTATTTCTGGGCATGACTAGCAACCTGAGTAGGAGTTCTAGAGATCACATAATTCCGTGCGATTCCACGCCAATCACCTTTACCGAGCTTTTGCAAACCAAGAAGAAACATTCGGTGTTCCTCTTCTGTCCATGGAACACCTGAAAATAGAGCAAGATCATTTCAAACAAAAAGTAAACTACAAATTTCACCACCCGTCAAAGTCGAGCGTGGAAAGAGAGCAACACCATCAATAATAATTTCAGCACCGTTTTCGTAATGATTGTCGAATCATCAAACCAAACTAGACAAAATCCATATTCCACTCAATTTAAAAGTTATGATTCTGCAACAATACTTTTCTAGGTTCAGGATTTAGACATAAAGCATGCTCGACCATTGCCCCCACTGACAAGTGATAAATGCAATTTTACATGTAATGCCAACAGAAGAATTTTAGCTATCGAAGGCATAAGAAGAAGTCAATTCTCAGTCTCATTAAGAAGTTATTCTCTTTTTTCCTAAAATCAAAGTTGGTTTCAAACTCCCTCCTAGGAGACTAGAACTCGTGTGCACTGAGGTCATTGGCACATTTTGCTGTTGATCATGCACTTTGGATGCTAATCATCTTCAAAAAGTCATGCATTTCATTCATGATAACTTCATAAGGCTATCCAACCCCTCATATTTTGAAATCCCCGAACTGGACGATTTGCTTTAGCAGCTAAAATCGAAGCTCTTCTACACTTTCTTGCTGGTTTTTCGATTAGCTGCATAGAAAACACGGTAATAGtaatataaaacttaaaagaaTTCACAAGAAGCAAGGCAAGACCATAGCTAATAATTGCCAACAAAGATATAGCAGAAAGTTGTCAGAGCTTAAATCAATCAAACAATTTATATGACATGTTTGTACGCTCTGTTGGCATGAAAGCACTTTATATCCGTCCACAGCTTTGTGATCCTCTTCAAACCATAGATAATAAACGTCTCCATACATTAATTATCAAAGAGAGGACCTTTTCTACGTCAGTGTGTGTTCCACAATTCAATGGTGAAACGCAGTGCATCTTGCCAAAATGGGAACATAGAAAAAGGGATGgaccaaggaattcagttgagAGATAACTTGATCAGTGTTTGAATAGAAGGTTTTGGTGAATTGAAGTATAAAATTGTTAATAAAAATTCACTCAAATTGTTCAGGTAATTTTCAAATCCATGGATTTCGAATCACTGGACTTCAATTTGAAATGTTCAATCCTTCCATCCACAAGCAACTTTTATGCATTTTGGCTTGAAACTTGTTACTTCAGTAAAATCACACAAAGTAATTAGGGGTGACTGCACTCACCACCTCTTGATTCACCATTAAtggaaacaaaaataataataataaaaacaaaaaaggaTGAATCAACAAGAATCCGGATACAAAACATTTGAACAGGCAAGACTTTACTTGATTCTGAATAGAATAAGTTAACAAGAAAAGCAGAACCACAACAAAGCATCATTTCTTTGGTATTCCCGTGTGATTTTCCTAATAAACTGCAACGTTTATCCCAAAACATAATAAGTTGCCAAGATTAAATTCCCACTTCCCTTGCTAAGAATATGTGCACCCAAGAAATTTATAGAGAACCgaaaaattgaaatgatatgTGTACATCCGAATTATACCAACCCAAATTCTGAAACAAACTTAAACGCAAGACATGCAAACGATCAACAACCACCATCTTCGTTTTTTCATGCAAATCAGGGGATCCCAAGTAGTTTATAACaagaagaaaattttcagaTCCCCAAAATTGAAATAAACACGAATTCCACACAGATAAAACAACAATCACAAATTATCTAAATAAAAACAATCAAGTTATAACCTTTCTTCCTTTCTCGGCTGGACGAGGAACCAGCAACGAAATCTTCGGATCCATATCCATCGGCTGCGGCGGAGGCAGCAGAAGGGTGGTCAGGGGTGTCCGCCGGAGAGTCGGCAAAAACGCCG includes:
- the LOC140984602 gene encoding transcription factor MYBS3-like, with product MTRRCSHCSHNGHNSRTCPNRGVKIFGVRLTDGSIRKSASMGNLTHYMGGGGGSGSGSGTPQNGVFADSPADTPDHPSAASAAADGYGSEDFVAGSSSSRERKKGVPWTEEEHRMFLLGLQKLGKGDWRGIARNYVISRTPTQVASHAQKYFIRQSNMSRRRRRSSLFDIMANEPVDTPIVSRDFLCGNPQAETQSTIPVPPSVDKECESMESENSNDHDITMVPNPDCPSYPYPLIYPAYVTPFFPLSMPFWPGYNAEPTKEDTHEVVKPMAVHSKNSINVDQLVGMSKLSLGESLADSGPSTLSLKLVEGSTRPSAFHANPTPDGSGINSSHNPIHAL